A window of Oryctolagus cuniculus chromosome 2, mOryCun1.1, whole genome shotgun sequence genomic DNA:
gcccctgcacccttgtgggagacccggaggaagctcctggcttcagatgagccagctccaactgttgtggccatttggggagtgaaccagtggatggaaggtctttctttcccGTCCCACCCCGCCCTGGGgtcttactctttcaaataaataaatctttcaaaagaaagaaaaatgtaagatATCTCTGCCTGTTTTCAGTGATATAGCACTTAGTTAAACCTGTACATTTGtaacatttttatctttcatttatttgaaaggcagaatgacacagagagggagataagagatcttccatctgctggttcactccccaaaaggccacagtgctggccctgagattgtaggtgcattagccaggaagctggattcaaaacagcagccagtacttgaacctgtGTTCTGATacaggattccagcattgcaggtggcagcttagcacCACAGCACTTGGCCCCTGGACCTTCATATCTTGATAAGTCCATTGTAAACATCATTATGGATTATTTGGAGGTAGTCCTTTCTACCTTTTAGAAAAGGATACTGGCTTGTTAGATATTCTGAAAATAAGGAGCTCCTGTATAAGTAGATGATTGATTTAGGCAAAAACATGTCACCTTTGAAGTGAACTCTAAATGTGATgggaatattataaataaaaatacatgtttggTGCTGATagtcttatttttctattatcaCTATAGATTAGCTCTGTAATTCTGAGTTCTGTTCCACTGAGAAGCTTAAGTGGAAAATAAAGTCCCAGTCATTTGGGacttttgatattttttcctcttttaacctaaaattattttactttgtgtgGTCTAGACCTTGGAGATCCCTACGGGATCTTAAACTACTTGTTAGATCAGTATGAGTGGATACTGGTATCTTTAGCCAGAGGTGTTTGCAATATCACAAACTTTTCCCACCTGATTCTTTAGGAATCAGAAGCCCATTTCAGGACTATCTCCACATACTTCTTTGCTTTGACTTTTTCTTCAGGAGGTTTTTATTGTTAACCTGTGTATTTGGATTGTGATCTTTTAAACAGAATTCAAAGAAGCTTTTTCACTATTTGACAAGGATGGTGATGGAACTATAACAACAAAGGAATTGGGAACTGTAATGAGGTCTCTTGGGCAGAATCCCacagaagcagagttacaggacaTGATTAATGAAGTAGATGCTGATGGTAAAAGTCTTTAATAaattttgggggtgggaggatggtggAGGGAGTTGAAGAGGTATATATTTGCATTCTAATATTTCCACCATTTCAGGTAATGGCACAATTGACTTCCCTGAATTTCTGACAATGAtggcaagaaaaatgaaagacacagacagtgaagaagaaattagagaagCATTCCGTGTGTTTGATAAGGTAGGTAATGTATTTCAGAGTTggatatattaaattataatttaagggTAAATGAAGATACCCAGACCTCTTAATTTGTTTATGAGTTACCAGTACACTTTGTCTAGATCAGCTATTTGTAAATTCTCTTCAACTTATGGATGTCTAAAGTATATTTTTGTCCCTAATGTGAAATTTAGCAAACCTGTTAAATTTCCATAATTTCACTCAAGTACTGGAATTTTTCTCTAGGATGGCAATGGCTATATTAGTGCGGCAGAGCTTCGCCATGTGATGACAAACCTGGGAGAGAAGTTAACAGATGAAGAGGTTGATGAAATGATCAGGGAAGCAGATATCGATGGTGATGGTCAAGTAAACTATGAAGGTAAGTCTTCACTCTCACTGCCTTTttgcatgctttgatttttaaGTTAGAAGTACTTGTTAGGTGCCTGATCAAAATTAGCAACTCTCTCCACCCTCAAAGTTAGGATGCTAAACCAGTTATAGTCGTATTTGCTAAGCTTTTGCTATTCAATGTTGTCCACAAATGAGGCAAAATCAACATTACCTTGAGACTTTTTTAGAGCTGTTTATCAGGTTTTACCCTACATAGAATCTACATTTTTAACAAGATTCCTGGCTGATTCATACGCACATTAAAGTTTGAAAAGTGCTATATGCTTGGAACAATGTGGAAGGCTTAAACTTAATCCCAGTTccctaaaatgaaattaaaagtgacTTTTTTACTCCACTTGAGCTCCCCTACCCTCCTCCCAAAAAGTAGCTGTAGTCTGAAACTGTTTATATATGCTTCAGTTCAAAAGTATCATGCAAAGTTTTTTGGGAATTGAAAGGCTTTCTGGTAAAACCTttgccttgaatttttttttcacaatatacatttagAAAACAGTGTAAAATTTGACTTTGAAAAACTGAGTTCATAGAACTGAAGTTGTAATACTCATTTATAATGCATCAGGCTTAAAAATCAGGTTTAAGCTATGACAACCAAGAATATTTAAAGCATTAATTGACTTCTTTGTCAGCAATGCTGAATAATTGCAGTTTATGATGGTCTGGCCCTGGTAGTAAGCCAGCTTGCCTCTGTACTTTATAATTTGAGGAAAAAGGGAAATGGAGACTGCTCAGTGAGTAAATGTGATTGGTTTTGTCATTTGTCATTGACTCAACTTTTTGTGTACTTCTTTTTCAGAGTTTGTACAAATGATGACAGCAAAGTGAAGACATTGTACAGAATGTGTTAAATTTCTTGTACAAAAttgtttatttgccttttctttGTTTGTAACTTATCTGTAAAAGGTTTCCCcctactgtcaaaaaaaaaatatgcatgtataGTAATTAGGACTTCATTCCTCCATGTTTTCTTCCCTTATCTTACTGTCATTGTCCTGAAACCTTATTTTAGAAATTGATCAAGTAACATGTTGCATGTGGCTTACTCTGGATATATCTAAGCCCTTCTGCACATCTAAACTTAGATGGAGTTGGTCAAATGAGGGAACATCTGGGTTATGCCTTTTTTTAAGTAGTTTTCTTTAGGAACTGTCAGCATGTTGTTGTTGAAGTGTGGAGTTGTAACTCTGCGTGGACTATGGACAGTCAACAATATGTACTTAAAAGTTGCACTATTGCAAAAACGGGTGTATTATCCAGGTACTCGTACACTATTTTTTTGTACTGCTGGTCCTGTAccagaaacattttcttttattgttacttgctttttaaactttgtttagCCACTTAAAGAAAATCTGCTTATGGCACAATTTGCCTCAAATCCATTCCAAGTTGTATATTtgttttccaataaaaaaaattacaatttacCCAACTGTTGCTCTGAATCTGAGTCATTTGATTAACTTTGGAGGTCTAATCTTGAGAATAAAATGTGAAGCTGGTTCTATCTTGTTATATagataagtatttttttattatctgaaattgtattttttaaaagatttatttatttactggaaagtcagagttacacagagaaggataggcagagagagagaggtctatcatcctctgattcactccccaattggccgcaacagctggagcggcactgatctgaagccaggagcttcttgcagttctcccacatgggtacaggggcccaaggacttggaccatcttctgctatcccaggccatagcagagagctggataggaagtagaacagctgggactcgaaccggtgcccatatgggatgccagcatggcaggcggtggctttacccacagtgctggcctcaagatTGTATTTAGTGTTTAAATGAGGGTACTTTTAAATATTCGAATGGGAAATCTAAAAACCTTTTTGTACCTGGCATGGGAATTAGTGGCAGGTTAGGTGGTTgttctctaccttttaaaaatctttttttaggggctcatgctgtggcataatacgtaaagccactgcctgcagtgccagcatcccatatgggtgccggtttgagtcttggctgctccacttccgatccagctctttgctatggcctaggaaagcagaagaagatggcccaaatccttgggccactgcacccatgtgggagacccagaagaagctcctggctcctctggctcctgattggcacagcccccactgttgtggccaattggggagagaaccagtggaaagaagacttattttctctctctctctctctctgattctctttctgtgtaactctgactctcaaatcttaggttaaaaaatcttttttaacttCAAATCTTTTCATCCATGTTCACTTCAGCTATACAGAGATGTTAAAACTGTTCAAATCTAGTTGGGGAGTGTCGTCATGGTTTTATTTTCTGATCTTTaaattgtgcttttaaaattctattacCACAAGAGAAAAAGGGACTTTTCAGTTGTACTGGCCTGTGACACATTTCACTGCAAAAAAGGTGGCTTTCGGGGAGTAGACTGGCAATGACTAAGCCTTGTTTTAGTTTTTGCTTGCATTGCTTTCTCTATAATTTAAGCTACTCAAAAGGTAGTTGTGTCagggttttgctttttaactaCCTTTTAAATACTTAATGAAAGATTTCATAGCAACCAGAGCCAAGGTTAAAACATTAAGTATAATTGTTACCACAGGGTTTTAATTAACAAGGGGACAATTCCTTATTTGGCTTGATACTGCCCCATCTTTGTTTTAATATTGTTGCTCTTTAGTTCTAGAAAATAGGAAACTGGATGGCTAATGGAAGAAAAGAGTGATTAAATATGTTTTAGGCAGAGCAAGGGAAGTTAATAGGCATTAATAACCCTAATAAGGGTAATTACATTGTCACAGGTGAATTAAATAGGAAGATTTTAGATGTGTGCTCTACTGAGGCCCCATTAGACGTAGTGAGTTTGGTCAAAGGGAGATGCAAACAAAGTATTTAGTGGAACAAAAGTCATATTTCTGGTTGTTGGGGCATTTTCttagtttgtgtttttttgtttgttttttgtttaaagattatttgaaagagtcatacggaaaaggagaggcagagagagaaataggtcttccatcctttggttcactccccagttggctgcaatggccggggatgtgccgatcaggagccaggagctgcttctgggtctcccacacgagtgcaagggcccaaggacttgggccatcttccattgctttcccaggccatagcagagagctgggtcagaagtagagcagctgggactgcaagtggtatctacctgctgtgccatagcggtGGCCacattttaggtttttaaaacaAGTATGGTCCCTGGAGTTTTAACTGTAGCAGTCTTCAGatcactgtgtgaccttgaaggTCTATtatcaagcctcagtttccttaaccTGTGAAAAGGGTACGATTTACTCGGCTGGTTTTTGACTTAATGTTTTTGTCTGTTTAAAGAGACCTTCTGTCTTGCTGGTTTCACTCatgcctggaactcattctgggtcttgACCTGGGAAgcaagatccaagtacttgacccatccattgcctcccagggtgtgcatcaatTAGCagagagggaccagtgctgtggcatagtgggtaagcatACCATATggacggttcgagtcccagctattgcacttccaatccagctctctttatagcctaggaaagcagcagaaagatggcccaagtgtttgggccccatgcactcgtgggaaacccagaagaaattcctggctcctggcttaggatcagcccaactccagctgcaggagccatttgggaagtgaaccaagagatggaagacttttctctctctgcctctctcactctgcctttcaaataagtaaatcttaaagttagcagggaactggatcagaagtcgagctgATACTCAAAACCCAGGGGATCCCagatggcatgtgggcatcttaacactTGCATTAATGCCTGACCCAACttggtttttgtcttttgtttttaaattcagtgAAATTATTGAAGGTAGAGTACCTTAGCATATATCTTAACATCTTGGTGTTTGCTTGGTCAGTGTTAACTGTAAACCAGTTAACCCTGAAAAATGAGGATATCGGGTAGTTAATATTAGTGTCTTTCCAGtttcaagttttttaaattttttaaaccatttatttatttgaaaattacagaggtagaggcagagaagagagaccagtcttccatctgctggttcacttcccgaatggctgcaacagccagagctggtcccatccaaagccaggagcctggagcttccaggtctcccatgtgggtgcagggcccaagcacttgggccatcttccactgctttcctaggccatagcagagagctggatcagaagtagagcagctgggacttgaacctgtgcccaagtggaatgctggcactgcaagatgGAGCCttagcccagtatgccacagtgctggctcctgaatagttttgaaaattataaaccaaAAATTACACTTGTGCAGAGTTCCATGTATCTCACACCCAACCTCTCAATATATTTTACTGTGTATCCAAAAAGCACACCCAACTTACCCTATttttaatccagtttcctgctatcaCTCTGCCTCAGATTCTTGTGATCtgcattctgtgttcagatttttctttttagcttccacatatgagaacTTGTGATACTTCCTGTCTGAATGATAATTAAGCACATACTGAGCTGGATTGAAATCTCATTTCCGTTACTTCCTGTAAATATCCCGGGGTATAGTTTTAAGGAAATACTTCAAGTCTTAACCAGTTTTAGTTTTGTGCTAGGATTATGGTAATAATTCATCTGAAGATTTTGCTCTCATAATTTTACCAATAAACTGTCACCTTTGCGATTAAGGTGTAATGCATTCTCCTTGAATTTTTGGAAGAAGGTAAGACTTGTAAAGGTCAGAGATGGAGCCATTGTTGAGCTCTGTGTACTGTAGTTTTGTATTCTGAAAAATGCCTCCCCATCGGGACCTATTCCAAACTTTTAGGTTaccctgaaaataaatcttaggctGCATAACACAGTGTTTTCTTCAGAGGAAATTTTGTTTATCCTACATGTTTAATCTATTTTATGGGTAAAGTCCTTGAAATCATTGACCCATGCTGTTTCTATTTTTGAGATGCTTAAACTATTTTCTCAAATACTCTCCTCAATTTCACACCTTGTGTGGGTTTCTGGACTTCTCTGTACTGGCACTGGCACCTCTCTAGAGGGTACCAGTCCCTGGTCTGCTGAGCTAGTTTTACAGGCTCAgccaaaataagaaaatgaaatgaggcACAGGAAGGACTTGATTAACTCCTTATACTGAGACCGAGTTCCCTGAGTGTGAGGACTCTGGTGTTTACCTCCCTCTCAGCCTTCTAATTTCACTATTTTAAACCTGGGgcctttttagtattttaagaGAAGGGAGATGGAAGTCCTGTAGTCTCTTGCACCTTAAAAGTCACCCACAGGTCACCCGGGGTCTTGGAAGAAATGCAGAATCTTTAGCCTTGCCCCAGAATTAGAATAGAAATCTGTTTTAACAGGATCTCCACATACTTGATATGAACATCAGTTTTATAGAGGGGGAAACTGGTCATTTATTCAAATATGTTAATCACCTGTGTGTTCCAaggacacaatttttaaaaattgtgttttagtTTTGTTTAAAATCAGGGGAGAGAGTCCTCTAATAAAGATAAGCACACATCCTTTGGGACATGATGGACTAGGCCTAGAGAGATGATTATTGCAAGCAGGTGGCCCTTAAAGATTTGCTGGGTAGTCAAAAAAGGTAGCATTCCAGGTGAAAGATACATTGAGACGGTAATGTGGAGATGGCTATTGGGGGTTTGCGAGCGTGGTACAGAGCATGAGGTCTCAGAAGGGATTGCCCTGTGGATGTAGCTTTTGGCCTGAAGAGAAGAGCCCACATTGAAGGCACAGTGCCGTACAGTTCTGAACATCTCAGCCGCATCTCACTAACCCCAGGCAGAGAATCAATCCTATCAAATGCGGCCGGCGTTCAGAGGTGGTCCagcgaggaggaggaaggaaccaAGGCAGCAGGGAAAGATGAAGGCCGCTCGAACAGGAACTCCCAGTGCCCACGGTAGCAGCCCGGTCGCTGGAGGCTTTGGCAAGTCCCGTCTCTAGCAAGGTGTGTGCAGGAAGGCGGTGAGGGAAGCACGGGAGGGAGGTGAGAAATGGGAAGTCTGACGGGCAGTGGGGCGCTGCGGTCAGCCACGGACTTGAACTCTGCCACCTGAGGAGTGTTGCTGCCTCACCGCTCTTTCCTCATCCACAAAACCGGGACCAAAACCTGCTTTTCAAGTTGGTTACGAGGCTTAGATGAAGTCCCAGCAACACGGGCGGTGTTCCACACAATGAACTTCAGGTTGAGCGGAGGGTTGGTTTTGAAAGGGGAGAAGCCAGAGCCACGTGAAAATCCGGAGAGGAAAGCAGTGGTCCCGGCGTCGGAGCCAGGGAATCCTGTGCgcgccctgccccccccccccctgaaTTTCTGTCGGGGGTCGGAGCTGGTGGAGGTTGTTTGTCCCTCCCTCGACGCAGGTTCTCACCTGAGGACGCTGCTAGGGGACTCCAGGGACTTCCTCATTGCACGCGCGCGTGGGCGTCTCCGTGCCGCGTGCGCGccgctctcccccacccctgagCGCCTGCTGCGCacgccccgccgccgcccgcggtCACAGGCGCCTCCTAGCAACGGGACCCTAGCCTGGGCCGGGCGAGCGGCGCCATGGATCAGCAGGGCGTCACCATCACCTCCGCCGCCGGAGGACGGGAGGATCTGGAGCGGGAATTGCTCGCCGCGGCCTCGGTGCGGCCGGCGTCCTCTAGCCCCGCGCTGCCCTTTCCCGCCTCTCTGGTTTCCGGCCTGTGTGCCCCTCTGCTCGGTCTTCACTGGCTCTTCCCTTAGTTTTATTTCCCCTTCCCTTGCGGCCTCCGCTAGCCTTCCCCTCACCCTTTCCGTGCCTGCCTTCTCCCCATTAATTGCACTAGACAATCGGGAggtttctctcctttttccttctgtCTGCCTGGAGAATGGGGTTTTCCTCCCTTAGGCTATGGGGGACATTTTGTCCCGCCTCCtactttagtatttatttataatttttttttaacttctgttgCGTTTTTAAGTAAATTTGGATGAGGGATGATGAacccatcttttattttttccccttaagaTGAATATAAAACGGTGGATGAGTTTTGATCACGTGCCTTGGACAAAACCCAGCCGCAGCTGCCAGTTCCCTTGCTTTGGATTGAGCGTGTTTCTTTGCTCTCCTCACCACctcctctccctgtttctccgtAGAGGTGGGACGTCTGTCTTGACCTGCCTGAGAAAGCTTTCTGGGACTATACA
This region includes:
- the CALM2 gene encoding calmodulin; amino-acid sequence: MADQLTEEQIAEFKEAFSLFDKDGDGTITTKELGTVMRSLGQNPTEAELQDMINEVDADGNGTIDFPEFLTMMARKMKDTDSEEEIREAFRVFDKDGNGYISAAELRHVMTNLGEKLTDEEVDEMIREADIDGDGQVNYEEFVQMMTAK